In Musa acuminata AAA Group cultivar baxijiao chromosome BXJ2-8, Cavendish_Baxijiao_AAA, whole genome shotgun sequence, one genomic interval encodes:
- the LOC135619857 gene encoding probable LRR receptor-like serine/threonine-protein kinase At4g37250 produces the protein MSSQSRRLQTKWQITSYLPLLLSFLLLISPALGLNQDGVLLLQFKYSILSDPLAALGDWNYYDATPCSWNGVVCMGFPDAAALNWTVATNTRSDGGGNTQVPTSSRVISLVLPNSQLLGSVPPELGLVEHLRHLDLSGNILNGTLPASLFNASEVRVLSLADNAISGELPELDWRMSSSLQVLNLSDNALIGRLPGNLSRLPNLTVVSLANNFLYGELPGGGFERLQYLDLSSNLINGSLPSDLGGPRVRYLNLSYNRLTGAIPPQLGASISASATVDLSFNNLTGEIPQGGAFAAEKPMAFMGNPSLCGRPLRNPCAIPSIPSSLSYPPNSSTLAPQAPKSPPAFAAIPENRDETSPTDSVKSSAGRGSLRPAAVIGITVGDLAVIGILFIVFLYVYHVKKKRSQELQKEVGLKEDPPPPVAAAATATTTMAAPESKGVGGFSCCLRKKGADGGDTEETSETSESSETEAEEEEATKGTKEGEDGKSHPQQKEQGATLVMVDSETELEMETLLKASAYILGASASSIVYKAVLADGTALAVRRIGESGVIDKLKDFGAQVRVIAKFRHPNLLRLRGFYWGTEEKLLIHDYAPSGSLANISFSKKLGSSPLHLSWEARLRIARGVARGLAYIHEKKSLHGNLKPSNILLDSDMEPKIGDFGLDRVMFGVGTSARQFGSKRSMQSSISLPDLSAATGASPSGGSSALTFAPRPYQAPESLRNLKPNTKWDVYSFGMVLLELIAGRLFSEVELCHWNAGFVVEERNRLLRMADAGIRGEVESKEAALLSCFKLGFACCAMAPQRRPSMKDAVQVLENISSSSSSSLPYP, from the exons ATGAGCTCCCAAAGTCGTAGGCTCCAGACCAAATGGCAGATCACTAGTTATCTTCCTCTGCTCCTATCTTTTCTTCTCCTGATCAGTCCAGCGTTGGGCCTCAATCAAGATGGAGTGCTGCTGCTTCAGTTCAAGTACTCCATTCTCAGCGACCCCCTCGCCGCGCTCGGCGACTGGAACTACTACGACGCCACGCCGTGCTCGTGGAATGGAGTCGTGTGCATGGGCTTCCCGGATGCCGCTGCTCTCAACTGGACTGTTGCTACCAATACTAGGAGTGATGGTGGTGGCAATACACAGGTTCCCACGTCTTCCAGAGTGATCAGCTTGGTCCTGCCCAACTCCCAGCTCTTGGGCTCCGTCCCTCCCGAGCTCGGCCTCGTTGAACACCTCCGCCACCTCGACCTCTCCGGCAACATTCTCAACGGCACCCTTCCAGCCTCCCTCTTCAACGCTTCCGAGGTCCGGGTGCTCTCGCTAGCCGACAATGCCATCTCCGGAGAGCTTCCGGAGCTCGACTGGCGCATGAGCAGCAGCCTGCAGGTGCTCAACCTCTCCGACAACGCTTTGATCGGCAGGCTGCCGGGTAACCTTTCTCGCCTGCCAAATCTCACCGTCGTCTCTCTTGCCAACAACTTCCTGTACGGCGAACTCCCCGGTGGTGGGTTCGAGAGGCTCCAGTACTTGGATCTCAGCTCCAACCTCATCAATGGCTCCTTACCGTCTGATCTGGGTGGACCGAGGGTCCGGTACTTGAACCTGTCCTACAACCGCCTCACCGGCGCGATCCCGCCGCAGCTGGGGGCGAGTATTTCTGCTAGTGCCACGGTGGATCTCTCGTTCAACAATCTCACCGGAGAGATCCCGCAGGGTGGCGCTTTCGCCGCTGAGAAGCCGATGGCGTTCATGGGGAACCCAAGTCTCTGCGGGAGGCCGCTCAGGAACCCGTGTGCCATCCCCTCTATCCCGTCTTCCCTCTCCTACCCTCCTAATTCCTCCACCCTGGCTCCGCAGGCGCCCAAGTCTCCCCCGGCCTTCGCGGCGATACCCGAGAACAGGGACGAGACGTCGCCGACAGATAGCGTGAAAAGCTCCGCAGGACGAGGGTCTCTCCGTCCGGCGGCTGTTATCGGGATCACGGTGGGTGATTTGGCCGTCATTGGGATCCTTTTCATTGTGTTCTTGTACGTATACCATGTGAAGAAGAAGAGGTCACAAGAGCTGCAGAAAGAAGTTGGGCTGAAGGAAGATCCGCCACCACccgtagcagcagcagcaacagccacAACAACAATGGCAGCCCCTGAATCCAAAGGAGTAGGCGGGTTCTCTTGTTGCTTGAGAAAGAAAGGCGCGGACGGAGGCGACACCGAGGAGACGTCGGAGACCTCGGAATCCTCCGAGAcggaggcagaagaggaagaagcgACGAAGGGAACGAAGGAGGGCGAGGATGGTAAATCCCACCCGCAGCAGAAGGAACAGGGGGCTACTCTCGTCATGGTTGACAGCGAGACCGAGCTGGAAATGGAGACTCTGCTCAAAGCCTCGGCTTACATTCTCGGCGCCAGCGCTTCCAGCATCGTCTACAAGGCTGTCCTTGCTGACGGCACCGCGTTGGCCGTCCGCCGGATAGGGGAGAGCGGTGTCATCGACAAGTTGAAGGATTTCGGCGCCCAGGTCCGCGTTATTGCCAAATTCCGCCACCCGAATCTCCTCCGCCTCCGGGGGTTCTACTGGGGCACCGAGGAGAAGCTCCTTATCCATGACTATGCCCCCAGTGGCAGCCTCGCCAACATCTCTTTCAGCA AGAAGCTCGGCTCGTCGCCGTTGCATCTGAGCTGGGAGGCGCGACTCAGAATAGCGAGAGGAGTGGCGAGGGGGCTCGCCTACATCCATGAAAAGAAGAGCTTGCATGGCAATCTCAAACCGAGCAACATTTTGTTGGATTCGGACATGGAGCCAAAGATCGGAGATTTCGGACTTGACAGGGTGATGTTCGGCGTGGGCACGTCGGCCCGGCAATTCGGGAGTAAGCGGTCGATGCAATCTTCCATCAGTTTGCCGGATCTATCGGCGGCCACCGGAGCTAGCCCTTCCGGCGGTTCCTCCGCTTTAACATTCGCCCCTCGGCCGTATCAAGCACCGGAGTCCCTGAGGAACCTGAAACCCAACACCAAGTGGGACGTCTACTCATTCGGGATGGTGTTGCTGGAGCTGATCGCCGGGAGATTGTTCTCGGAGGTGGAGCTCTGTCACTGGAACGCAGGGTTTGTGGTGGAGGAAAGGAATAGGCTTCTAAGGATGGCCGACGCAGGCATAAGAGGGGAGGTGGAAAGCAAGGAGGCGGCTCTGTTGAGCTGCTTCAAGCTGGGGTTCGCTTGCTGTGCCATGGCGCCTCAGAGGAGGCCTTCCATGAAGGACGCAGTCCAGGTGCTGGAGAACATATCTTCCAGCTCTTCTTCTTCGCTCCCATATCCATAG